The window gttctCACTTGCGTAGAAATCTAAGTCATGATTGAGAAAGTCTTATGAACACGATTTCACTGTTTTCTATTTCTTTGGTGAGGGGTATTCTCTTTAACTTGCATTGTTGAGTATATAAAGCTGAGGAAACCCTATTCTCAACCCTGTAACAAGAGGTCAATATTGAGAAAGCTTTCCTCCAGATTGTTGACGCTACCCTGGAGGTGTGTACATAGTACTTATTATTGTCCCTATAGTGTTCACCTGTACCGTTACACCTTGGTGTTGTGTGACTATACCGGTACCTTTGGATTTCCAGCAGTCAACATTTTCAAGTTGTTTGTGCCCATGTGTGATGTTTGCGTGCTTTGGTCATGGCTATATTTAACAAGTTTTTGGATTTAAAAAACCCAATCTTTCTCAAAGTTGATCGAGTGGACTAGCTTTTATGATTAATGCAGAAAGGTTACTGTTTTGATTAATGACATTACAAAAGATAATGGTTGAAACATTAATTGGGAAAGATATAAATATACTTTCAACTAATAATGAccagttatttcataattacatgtaatagagaggcataaaaatgattttgcactgattgaatattaatttgtccacatgagaaaataaaaaagacagacatttttagaaaaattaatcATAAGTTGTCCCCCTTAGAATGTTTTTTTAAGAATCAGATATATGTACTGCAGTAACCTTCAAATATATGATAatcatatatagatatatatttttaagacaccatattgaaatattattctgtgatatttcaaaaatatttgtaaattagaTGTTTAGTTTTCAATCAATTAACTGTATGGTTCAGTCtgatctttatttttaaaaaaacctgaCCTCATAGTTTTCTGATTACAGGTACATGTGTACTTGGATTTCAGGATTCTGACTACaagttttgaaaatcttaaAGACATTGTTAACATAATAAAGATTTAGATCCGAGTTTCCTGAATTCTTGAATTAATAGGATTCAAATGATGGTTTTCAAGCAACACACCTGTATTTAAGTATCAGTCTGGTATCCCCGATGAGAGTAACTTCTTTGCTATGAGAGCCTTATAGCTCTGTAAGCCCATTGTTTATTTGTTCTTGTTTTCAGAATCAGTCCAGAGCTGGTTACGTAAGCTTTGTAGGCAATGCACCCATGGTGGAAAAATTATTGAGAGAGGTAAAGCAAAACAAATTCAAGAGGCTGGCTACCCGGTATATACATATACTAGCTGTCACATCCAAACAAAAATCTCAAGGgacaatttaattgaaattagaACCTCCATCCGCTTCCTGGTTTTCAATATGTCTTGACTTTATCAAAAATCGGGAAGCTGATAGAAGttctgattttaatgaaattggtCAAGGGCCTAAATTAACCATGGGGAAAAAACGTAACatgttttttatattccaatctGTCCTTAAAATAATTGGTGAAGGGCTTTCTTAGAAGGGCTTTAATAACTGAGAAATTTATTTTCCTGGTAATACTTTCTTGTTTGTGTAATATAGAATAATGATTTTGCTGTGAGTTCAAAGTAACAAAAACCTTTGGTAGCTAGGAGTACTATCAGTTCTTTGattaattctattttaattGCATGTAATTCATGTGTGAGTCTcttttattaacaaataatattaaagtAACTAATAGatgtaaattctaattttttcATAAGGTAAGTAATGTATTCCTCTTCTTAACTCGATCTCttttggtaaagaaaaaaatctttatttcctTAATCGAGTACCGATATTTGTATTCTTCAATGTAGCATGCAGCTTCTCAGAAAAATCGTGACTTTCTGTCGCAAGATGAACGCCATATTTGTGAACGATTCGAGCAGCACATGTTGAGTATGAAACTCCAGAATCAGTCGAAACATCATAGTCCCGAGCATGCTTTTGCTCGGAGACTGATGGTATGAGGGCACCAAACAATTAATTCACAACTTTTAGCATGATCTACAATTCTTTACCACACCATACCATGTggattttttgtctgtttttattttcattttttttttttcatttttggcaCTTTTGGAATGGTTTTGAGaatatttttcacttttttcatttcatacatttataatgTTATAGATAGATTAACTTtcacatatttttctttttattaattttttttgcagaTTTTTATAAAGGCTTTATTTGCAAATAAGAATCTTTTTGCATGCTTTCAGAACCATATGCATGCATGCAATTTATATATACCGATATTTAAGTtgcgattgaaaaaaaataaattgacattgcatgaatgttctttttttttatattgtaagaGATTCTTTCAAAGCTTTCCTACttgatcaaaaaaaaatttagatttattttaGCAGCTGattattataacatattttgtATGTAGACATGATATattctgtattttatttttaaatttttttaatagaaaaaagctTTAAGAATTCAGCCATCAAATCTGACAATTACCAATATTATACTAATCATCtttcatttgatttgaaattttgatcattgaaaGTCAGAAAGTTAACTCGTTAATAATACATAGATAATTTAATCAGAACCcagtgaaaataaatgattcaTTTCCACTGAAAATAAATTGAGGGCTTGAAACGCTATAACAgacataattattatttttatctcaGATCAGTTTATAAAACATGCacttaattgtttacaaaaaactgTCATATACCGCGGTAGTTTATGGGTACATTTTGTGTAATTTTTAGACACTAAAGAAGAGGGAAGCTTTGAGGCGAAGAAATGCGGAGATGTTAGAGCTACGGAAACAGAGGAAGGACTCCTCATCGCCTCACTCACCCGTGTCCGACAAAAGTAAGGCACATAGAGAGTCACATTGACATTTTAATGTCTTCAGAAACCAATAGACAATCTCCAATAAGTTCACTGACCATGAACCAACTCAAACAAActcttttttaatcaataaatatgcatgtaatttaaagcatttaaagCTTTTGAATTAATTAGCAATGTTTGGGCAACAAGCAGTTTTTGCTAAATCAGGAATATTGCTAATATAAATACCATGCATAAATTCAGGATGACTGGCAGTGGGTTATGATGAAGGGAGAAAATTTGCAtgattgaatgtttttttttaatttttaacctaTACCTGGTATATACTATTAAAAGAACGTCAAATTGAAACCTAATTTTGCGTTTGTCTGATGAGAGACATAATGTTTACAaagaattattaattaaaaaaaggaggtataactaaattttatttcttgcgtttaaaaaaaatatgtggttGCATGAATTTGGCATTTAGCTGTCAATTATTTACTTTCCTAAGtgtttaacaattaaaaatgcctttgTTGGGTATTAATTCCAAATAAAgcttaaaattaatacatgtaatatttaaccagccatttaaagttaaaaaccatttattgatcattaaagtCTGTTAAGAGAGAAATTTTAACAATACggtattatatataattcttCATTAGAGGTTTCATACAGGTAATACCAGATGTTTCTTAATATTTTCAGGACTCAAAGTCAGGTTTAAGACCCCTGCTCTCTTCCCTAAGAAAACAGTACCCAACAAAGATCTCATCTCAATACCCAAGGAGTCCTGGGGGGCAGAGAAACCGGAGAGTGACCCGGATTCATCCAGACTGGATGGCTCCGAGTCGGATTCTCGTCTAAAGCAGGCAGAAGATGATCTGGAACTAAAAGGATCCGAATCcggtaaaatatttatatcaaggaatcttttatttatttttcactttttacatttttttttaggtattttaagaatatatttgcAGTCTAGTTTTTATGCTTTCATGTTACaattaactctctctctctctctctctctcatttataCATGATATTGCATGtaatatgtaatataataaCTTTCTTCAATTTATCAGAAAATAGCAAGAAAGGATCTAGTTCATCAGGTGACAAAGATGGCtctgaaaaatcttcttcccaccATAGTTCTGGTTCACTTCCACCTGTTGCCATGGAAACAACAAACAAGGATGCTGAAGATGAAGGTAGGTGTATAGTCCATGTTCTAatttgttttttcatatttatctaATTTACTCCCTGTTGACTCTTAAGTTCTTattcttttcattatttttgaCTACTCTTATTTACTATTTTGAGGTAAGAATTCAAATATATTCTTATGTGAACCTAAAACCATATTTTATCCAATAAatgaaaagaagaaaatgatgcaGTGTTCGAGGAACCAAAATTACCAACACCTCAACCAGGTCTATCAGAACCAGAAGTTCCAGAGCCAGTGCAATCGCGTACTGAAACGGCTTCTGATAAATCGCTTGTTGAAGTAGAATCCCTAGATAATGAACCAGTTGAACCCAAAGGAGTTGAAAATGAACCAGTTGAAAAACTGGTTTTACCTGACCCCCTCCAAGATTCTGAGTCAGAATTAGACAGAGGTAGTTTATATGTTGTGTCCAGCACGATATATCTGTGTCACCACTGTTCAAATTCACCATCTACATGTGCAGTGTAATTTTGTTGTCACAGGTCATATTGGAACTAACTCGGTCACAATGTCAAGCATCCATTGTTGtgattttgaatataataaaTGCGCATGGCCATAATCACATGCATGTATGTGTATGTTCTGTCCCATGCAAGCCAGCAAGTGTACATATAACAAATAATGTCACAGCAAACATATAGATCACTGAATATAAATGCATTATGATATATGTTATTATTAAAgtgttataaattttatttgcagtCACGGGCTATTTAGTTACTAAATCAGATGCTACATGATTATTTGTTGTCATTGTCTAAAATATCATTTGCGTGCTCTTATAAGCTCCAATTAAATCACTTAGGGTTAATGAACTAATTCACTCACTGCACTTCACATCTGATGTCActttacaaaatattgtaatgtatgtgcatgatgtcatatttgctatatatataatgaaactAGATTTGTTACAAAGGGTATACATATATTCATCTTCATATTCTTTGATGAGCCAAGCCATAAGccgcaattttcatttcattaataattaatatttttcagCCATATGCTTCTTGTGTACCagtaattttcttttgtaatcAATTACCATAAATTTGAAAGTGTGACGATCAGATCGATCAGTGTGAATACCGGCatcagatagctcagttggtagagcagctcactagagattcagggggcccgggttcaaATCCCAGTCTGgtcccgtcattatttctcccatcccgttacatttggtgcGGTGATGAACCCCTGGAACTTACAGGTAAACtactgccaggggaagagcctgggGTAATCTTCGAGgatgaagatcatttaaggggggaagGAATGTGATGGTCAGACCAGTTCAAATACCAgcaccagatagctcagttgatAGTGCACCTGTCTGTAGATTCAGGgtgcccaggttcaaatcccagtCTGGTCCTTCAtcatttctcccatcccgttagcAAAaaaatatgagctgcaattttttttctaaaatttttacCATAGAGTTGTTTAAAGTTACTTGCAGAATTATTGTAacacatgtaacatatttttggattgaaataaaattctgaaaaataaaggCTCAAATTGCTTGAAAAGCATTTACAGCTCTATTCATCcatcatttgaaaagaaagataactctttgtACTGTATTAGTTTGGtctttatatatatcatatatatggaTTTCGGCAATGGTAGCTCTTTCaagtggtagagctcctgactagaTTTGCAGGGGTTTagggttcgattcccggtcCAGCAATATATTTTTGATCATGCTCATTCCTTCTCTCCTATTACTGTTAACAGTACACTGTTATCCTGCAGGATCTACAAATTGAtctaatgttttaaaaattactagaAACTAGATTATAAAGGAATATATTGTGGATGTATTAAAATTGTCTTTTAGCTTGAAGACAAGAAACTAAGTATTCTTTTTATCAAAGATAAAATTTCATAgtgacattgaaaaaaaaaagtgtcaatatgttttctgtttttatcagAGGCAATTATAGGAGGTGTGTCTGATGACATTCAGCTCTCTGATAGGAGTAAGTCTACCTGTCTGTATGtgtattcatatataaaataatataatatgtactgTACAGTAACATTATATATGCTGACCAATATATTATAGTCTTCTTACCCAATTTACAACAGATTGTAActatttaatattaattaatgtcGGTAATATACAGATTAACAACTGTCTGAACATgacataattttaatatatgcatGGAAATCCTTGTAATATGTGATAGTGTGATTAACACTAATTATGAATTAACAGATATAACAGTACATGGCTATATCTTTGTTGAATAGTAATAAATGTTGTAATACAGTACCTAATAATTGTTTTGTTCATGTACTGTAGAAACATATAAtttcgttgggtcaaaatttcgttgtttttaaaccaaacaagatttcgttggcatttaatttcgtcatatcgtaatctttttgtattcattaataccagggttaaaaattcgtcatggatttaatttcgttgatttatattgccaacgaaaataacgaaattaaatcctcaacgaatatttctgcttctacagtatctTGTATGTTAATAACATGTGTATTGCTTTCTTTATGTATTGTTTTCAGAGTTGCTCCCCTTGttagcacattttttttttctttcagatggAAGTTATTACAgtcttaaattaattttaaaagaaagttatcttcattttctttccgtaacaaaatttagaaaagaaatggaaattcgtgttaattttaaaattttgaatgagcTCTCGGTGTTTGTTTATTCTAAAAAGATTTGCAtcataaaacttttttctaTACTAATTATGTATAGTATGAGCTTAACAAAGAAAccttgattaaattttttttctgaattagatctaatatttaatttttttttctttgcagaaTCAAAAAAAGTCAAGAAAGGTAATTACATACATACAAATATTAAGATGGTTTTTTATTCAATCCTATTAACAAGACCATATATTAATAGGAAAAAAGTAAACGTTTctaaaacattaattattttaatgattttgtttcAGCCTCTAGTAACAAGCTGACCGTGTCAAAGGTCAAGTCAGTGATGCAGACAGATAAAAAAGGCAGCAAATCTAAAACGAAAGTAGGCTCCAAGGTCAGCAGTCGCAAACTCAAAAACGGCAAGGGAGAATCAGGTATCTATATGCTCTATGTAGAACTTTTAGTTGTTAATGAATCATTTATGCAgtaattttttgtattgaatttcaattcactcaaattattttaaatttcttgttatatttttaaaattaagatttacTACTTTTGTACTTCTTTTAGAGCGATATAAGTGAAAGACTCTCAATTATATAAGAATTGAGATTTAGGTTAAGAGTCCTGTAGGAAAAAAAGTGTATGTGcacataaaatgaatttaatgaattttattcccatatgaacataaaaatttaaatataaaaagttaatatgaggcaaacatttttctttgtatatatttaaataagtgTAATTGATTTCTGCCATCTTTAAACTCTTTTGAGAATGAATATGCTCCAAATTCTTCTTTCCTTCTGATGCTGCCTCTCAATGCTCTATTACTGAATTCAGTAAAAAAGAAATCTGACATGAGGGGGCCCACCCCCACCTCCTCTATCCCAAACACTCCGCGGCTGCCCGGAATCACCCAGATGGATCTAGGGGGAGGTAACTGCCCACGGTTTGCATGCAGCAGCTTTGCACCTGCAAATCCAAAATGTCCACCCATTGTTGCATGCTCTCAGTGTACATTTTGAACAcatgcatatatgtatttgCCACCAAATCATTTGATGGTGTTGTGTGTGGATTTCTTTTACAGGACACTgctatattaaaattttttttttttgaaaattgcttTCATTCTCACACGTGAATGTGTTGAAAAAACAATAATACACAAGTGATTCTGGTTTGTTTTAGGCTCATTGCATACAATATTAGAACATTCATTTGTTCTTGTGCAGGTTTTCTGAAAAGATATTTTGGATCCTTTGTTTGCtttcatattttgtttgaaaagtcaATGAAAAGGTATTTGTACCCAAGgctgatattttcaaaatcaacgaCTGGTACTGTCcttcaattttgttttgttaataaaatttcaaataaatctatagcttaatttgattttaaaaaataaaagggtttttaaatttagatttatGTATCTATATATACTTAGAGGTTTTTGATATCTGGCCTATCCACTCCGATAGCATGTTTACTCACTGCATCTCTTAAATGTGTGTTACTTTCTGTAGAACTATAGGATTATGCCAATGAAAATAGGATCCCCATCCAATTTTAGTTTCAAGTTCCTTGCTACGTGCATGCATGTATTGATTTCTTGATTCCTTTGTTATTGAGTGTGTGGTTTTACCTTTTGTTAAAATGGAACAGATTTGCCATTGCATATATTAAATAGAACCTCCAAttgtaaaatgttttcataaGGAAGCATCAATATAATAGTGTTCATTTcactttaaattttgatatgaatGTTGATTTGAAAATACATCATCTTTGGCCATCTTTATAACAACACACAAGCACAACCACATCATTTTTACATCTTGATTTATCAATCTGTGCTTAGTTAAAAACAAAGGGGATATAACATTGTTACATGTTCAACGTTTCTCAAAATCTAGGCAATGCTTTAAGATTTCTAAAATTTACATTGAAACGTGAGTTGCACAACCTGTAAGACTACTATGTAagccttttttatatttaaagaagtAACATTCTACGTATGAATTAAAATATCTACCCCTTGTCTACCGAACATGTACATCTTCTCTTTTATGCAGTTTCTAATCTTCAATTCTAGTTTTTCCATAACCAACACACAAGTTCATGCATCCCtcatattttgcttttttagATGAAGAAGATGGAGATGAAAAAGGAGGAGGACGTGGAGGAAAAGAGGAAGATGGAGAGAAGGAAGAACCTCCAGTGGCCATCCCCATGATAGGGGATACAAAAACAGGACCCCTGTCTCTGATTGCTGGCCAAGATAATCATAGAAGGGAACCTGTCAAAAAGACCAGGGTAGGTAGAGAATCGTCCAGGCGTTAACTTTTGTCAATCCCTTTTACTTTTACACATGAGtacttataatgaataaattgcttatatatgtatttttaacatGTGTTTGTATTATCTATCTAATATACTGTGTTGTTTCAAGagataaaaaaattcaactgaAATTTCAAAACTTCTTCATTTGACTAGTGAAAGTGTTTGCCAATTGTAAGGTtgttttttcaagaaataacTAACGAGGAACAAGCAATTcactttctctttctctcttccAATATTAACTTGTATGGTATGTATAATGCTACAAAATGTCATTCAAAACCCCTGTTATTTCTATGTGCTGCAAGAAGGATGATATAAATCTTCCTCGGTCTTTGTCGAAATCGGTTTTACAACAACAGAAACCCAATGAGCCAGATGATCAGGTAGCTTGGTATTTTGTGTTGTGTGATGACGGATCAATTCTGATGTGGAAACATAGCATGCTTCAATGTAACCAAAGTGCAAGCTCAATATGTTTTACTTAAGATTTTCAGCACTGTGTGATGTTTTAGATGCCTCATATTTGTTGATGACCTTGCCCCGTTCCCCCAAAATATAACAAGGATATGTTTTCTAACTGAATGCACCTCTGTTGTTATTTTGTGACAGTTTCCTCACAccatatttttttgcaaaataaacaaagttgttgatggGATGTTTCACTTTGGCAGAAATTTAATGTATTATTTCTGCCCATTTACTGACTTTATGTATGTATGATGGTTCCAGGAAAATGAACCTGAAGGGCAGATTTCCCAGACTCTGAAAGAGCTGAGGAATTTTACCCTAGCCCCTCCTCTTCCTGATTTCCAGGTAAGGCACCTGGTGTCTGAACTGAAATCCACTGCCACAAGAAGTGAATCTCAATCTAGGTGTTGGAAAACACAATAAGCACCCGGTCTTGGTTTGAGGCTTGGACTTCATCAGTTTACCTCAAAAGCACTGTCAGAAAAAAGCACAGTTATGGCAAAATCACAAAAGAAAGACACGAACATAAGATTTTTGTTTGAAGCTTAGATTCCATCAGTGGTCCTCAAAAGCACTGTCTAAAATGCAATCACGGTGCTggtaaaacacaaaacaaacacacacacacacattttaaAGTATGTAGAAAAAAGTGCAATGAGTATGAAAAATGACTATCAAATGTAAAGTTGCATGGAATAACAtaagtttaatatttgattcaaAGGCACGGCATTCACAATAATCTTTTCTCTAAATATCACACACTTAATGATATTCTTTATTCTTCAAACTCAGTAGGTTGTGTTTTGTTTCTGATCTCTACAAATAAACTTCTGTCTTTtgctcatatatatatatatatatatatatatatatatatatatatatatatatatatatatatatatatatacacatatatcaaTCTATGATTTCGATTCTTTATACATTGCAATCAATCCattctttaaataatgatcTAAAGAGAATTGAAATATGCCATTTTAAAACTGTAGACGAATGACCTATTATTGGAccaattcttatttttttcacagtCACAGCTCTCCGTGATATaggttttcatttgtttttgtatattaGTACATTCAAACCACTTGGGTCAACTGACACACTTACAGAATTGCTGTCATCTTGTACACAATGACTGGTATGAGGTCACGGATTAATTTTAATCCCCATGTTTGTTTACAATTCTTCTCCAGTAAATTCCTTTAATTCAACGAAAGCGTCAAACAGATTTTAGCGGACAATATCGAACAAGACAGGTTTTGAAAAACTTCAATTGTTGTATATctaaatctcaaatatcgcagTCGACTTCAAAGAATTCAAGCGTCATGAAGATCATAATGAatgacttgattttttttcgctttttcaattaaattcaaTCGGACATTATGAATCTATTATCTTCCCCCTGTATTTGTTCAGCAACTGAAAAttgggtaaataaaaaatctgaaCTAACGCACAgtaaatgaatttttcaaatgacCCTCAATATTGGTTCTTTCCTTagggttatttttcttaatcattGAATTTAATGTGGTTCCTGATGTAGAACGTTTTGGGATTTAATCTTATTGATAGTTGAACATTTGTGACAGATTAATTTAGATGCTTGTTAGAGTTTCAAACGACAAGTGGATTTGGGAAATCCTTGCTTGAAAATATTCTACAATATTAGGATTTTGTTTTCGTTTTATAATATACCCCCACAAAGTGAATGCCAATTTTTGATTCCTAATTCATTGCAATAAAATTAAGGTAAGTTATCTTAATTAAATGTGTTCcgtaaaatgtacatttactgcAGTTTATGCTAGTTAAATACAATATGTCAATTTGTACAACTTTTAAAGTTATGTATATGGTCTGTATGGGatcaatttatcatttttatttgctaAGAATGATTATTCGAATTTTGAACACTGAGAATGCTGAATGTAGTTGGAGAACTTGATTGAGTATTCAGTACTTGAGAACATTATcgatgaaaaaatatttgacaaagCTTTTTAGACGGTATATAGAAGTACATACTGCCTTTGACACTAATGGGTTTTGGcaataaatattatacaaacTTTCATTCATCATATTTAGCAGATATATGTTTAGGAATCGTAACGGACCTTGTGGAAAGTTTTAAGAACAGGAAACTGAGGTGGACGTTGACGCACGAATGTTGtgacattgttttattttagaaataaaaaaaaaccactcaaattaatttaaaaaaaacccacactaAATATTTGCATATTGAGAAGTGTTACCGCAATTCGAGATGCACATAATTTTGTAGGTAAGTGCATCCGACGCTCTAGCCAAAAAGAGACAAGCCAATCGCAACCTAGAGAAAAAACGGGCACCCAAGCCCCCCTCACCCCCTCCTAGGCCCCCGACTCCACCAACCCCAGAACCAGAGAAACCTGCAACAGATATATCTACAGGTAAGTGTATAGaggttcataattctttgtatTGACAGGTAAAGGTTCTTTTGTGTGGGGGCAAATATGAAACTTTTCAAATATCAATCTCGTGTGATAattgaaatcaaacaaaataataatagtATTTTTTATGTTGAATGGAAATGATCGGGATATTCTGTAAGAGCGCTTTTATGTAaggttaaaaatatgaaatagcttgaaaagatgaaaatgacaagcaatttttttgatagactatatttcaaaattcttttcTGAAATGATCTAGTTAGGATGTAAAGTTTACGCTAACAAATGTATAAAGATTATTGCAGGGGACTGAATTCCGATTTTGAAAGAGCAATAGTTTGTTCTTTATAGCAATTACAAATGCTCTGCTTCAGGTcagaaaatttgttttcatttgtggTCTAGTCGGGATAGATAAAttgatactttaaaaatatttcttcagaGGACTAAATTTCGTAGTAAATGAAGCTGCGATTGTGCTCCCTTTTACAGCTATTACAAGTGCTTATCCTATATTGTCTAGTTGGGAAATTAAAGCCAATATACTTGAAAAGATTTCTTCTGTGGACTGAATTTTAAAGtgcatttaaaatgttaaaacagaGTGGTTTTGACCCTCTTGACTGCTATTGAAAGTGCTCTGTGACAGCCAGGCAGTGGATGTAATTTTCTACTACTAATACGAGTGTTCTGGCCTGTCAGAGAATTATTTTTCCTAAATAGATGAATTGGGAAATaagtttaaagtttttaaaattctttggaGGACTCATtattgaagtacatgtatatgtaacatTGAAGCAGTAGCTTTATAGTTAACTTCTTTACAGCGATCTCTCCTGTTTGTTTCAGGGCAGAAAATTCTTTTCCCCATTTGATCTAGATCTTTATTAGAAATATTGaaggaagaagaaaaaaattcgcATATTGCTTACttggaaaacaaaaataaagaaatgctAAGAAACTTCAGCAGAGGTCTGAATTTCAAAGTACTTTTAAAGCAGTGGGTttgaatgttaatttttttttttacagctatTGCAACTGCTCTGCCAACAGTTAACATCGAGGAGCCCCCACTGCCTGACCCTAGTCTTCTCACCTCTAAGCCCACCTCCCCAGTCAAGAACAACAGATCTCTCGCCTCCCCCATAAAACTGCAACAGCGGCTGATCAACAAGAGGAAATCCTTCAAGCGTGACACCTCGTATGAGGATGAACTGCGCAGACAGGAGCTACTAGAAAAGAGAAGGCAAAAACAGATGGAGCTGTTGGAGAAAATGAAATCAAGGCAGGGTAACATGAGCACGGAAGTGGAATATATTGATGGCGTACCTAGTTTTGATGATTGTAAGTGGTCTctcctttgaaaaaaatgtcattaagattttt is drawn from Crassostrea angulata isolate pt1a10 chromosome 5, ASM2561291v2, whole genome shotgun sequence and contains these coding sequences:
- the LOC128184239 gene encoding uncharacterized protein LOC128184239 isoform X1, encoding MAYFSVAPTLCEVTYDSNRDEKVTPYRYQCRSANSRATNGITSPSFTEIVNVSLPSGYNVSYYEYLRTLYDSRISSPTKASGHYPSGASPGPGHYSARSFHPPHGNNFHSKSPQIYESRPRTAGPYLNADQLPPSLPSIHHGLYHSSWGEDEDMGSGEGSRHSEDRLKWIDALNKWIPEQNQSRAGYVSFVGNAPMVEKLLREHAASQKNRDFLSQDERHICERFEQHMLSMKLQNQSKHHSPEHAFARRLMTLKKREALRRRNAEMLELRKQRKDSSSPHSPVSDKRLKVRFKTPALFPKKTVPNKDLISIPKESWGAEKPESDPDSSRLDGSESDSRLKQAEDDLELKGSESENSKKGSSSSGDKDGSEKSSSHHSSGSLPPVAMETTNKDAEDEEENDAVFEEPKLPTPQPGLSEPEVPEPVQSRTETASDKSLVEVESLDNEPVEPKGVENEPVEKLVLPDPLQDSESELDREAIIGGVSDDIQLSDRKSKKVKKASSNKLTVSKVKSVMQTDKKGSKSKTKVGSKVSSRKLKNGKGESDEEDGDEKGGGRGGKEEDGEKEEPPVAIPMIGDTKTGPLSLIAGQDNHRREPVKKTRKDDINLPRSLSKSVLQQQKPNEPDDQENEPEGQISQTLKELRNFTLAPPLPDFQVSASDALAKKRQANRNLEKKRAPKPPSPPPRPPTPPTPEPEKPATDISTAIATALPTVNIEEPPLPDPSLLTSKPTSPVKNNRSLASPIKLQQRLINKRKSFKRDTSYEDELRRQELLEKRRQKQMELLEKMKSRQGNMSTEVEYIDGVPSFDDYGFLAKYCIFNRGMLEMYKRTFEVVDDECKGWLNGIEAMIALRGVNNRLTMQEEEYLYRILEVSGYNISKGADFKLFSVLAALSHRISAVDDWMKLLIDTMDFRTLEMKTFMCKRLWECNVDNETNRISLEQLCIELRAGGISEKHEREVREKLGHLKSLDLLDFLTYVPLFIMIHQSVVDNPLNDVRDK
- the LOC128184239 gene encoding uncharacterized protein LOC128184239 isoform X7, whose protein sequence is MATTAWKNHLWVVEARNFSPDFHYLQAQGHYPSGASPGPGHYSARSFHPPHGNNFHSKSPQIYESRPRTAGPYLNADQLPPSLPSIHHGLYHSSWGEDEDMGSGEGSRHSEDRLKWIDALNKWIPEQNQSRAGYVSFVGNAPMVEKLLREHAASQKNRDFLSQDERHICERFEQHMLSMKLQNQSKHHSPEHAFARRLMTLKKREALRRRNAEMLELRKQRKDSSSPHSPVSDKRLKVRFKTPALFPKKTVPNKDLISIPKESWGAEKPESDPDSSRLDGSESDSRLKQAEDDLELKGSESENSKKGSSSSGDKDGSEKSSSHHSSGSLPPVAMETTNKDAEDEEENDAVFEEPKLPTPQPGLSEPEVPEPVQSRTETASDKSLVEVESLDNEPVEPKGVENEPVEKLVLPDPLQDSESELDREAIIGGVSDDIQLSDRKSKKVKKASSNKLTVSKVKSVMQTDKKGSKSKTKVGSKVSSRKLKNGKGESDEEDGDEKGGGRGGKEEDGEKEEPPVAIPMIGDTKTGPLSLIAGQDNHRREPVKKTRKDDINLPRSLSKSVLQQQKPNEPDDQENEPEGQISQTLKELRNFTLAPPLPDFQVSASDALAKKRQANRNLEKKRAPKPPSPPPRPPTPPTPEPEKPATDISTAIATALPTVNIEEPPLPDPSLLTSKPTSPVKNNRSLASPIKLQQRLINKRKSFKRDTSYEDELRRQELLEKRRQKQMELLEKMKSRQGNMSTEVEYIDGVPSFDDYGFLAKYCIFNRGMLEMYKRTFEVVDDECKGWLNGIEAMIALRGVNNRLTMQEEEYLYRILEVSGYNISKGADFKLFSVLAALSHRISAVDDWMKLLIDTMDFRTLEMKTFMCKRLWECNVDNETNRISLEQLCIELRAGGISEKHEREVREKLGHLKSLDLLDFLTYVPLFIMIHQSVVDNPLNDVRDK